A genomic segment from Aspergillus puulaauensis MK2 DNA, chromosome 1, nearly complete sequence encodes:
- a CDS encoding uncharacterized protein (COG:Q;~EggNog:ENOG410PPAF;~InterPro:IPR036291,IPR002347;~PFAM:PF00106,PF13561;~go_process: GO:0055114 - oxidation-reduction process [Evidence IEA]), protein MISKIDPAVESNSNVPVAQFLPQIYKDSLDEKVIIIVGGANGIGASLVQLCCSNGAYVIIGDVDDSRGERMASKCVENWPVYWDPSQPPKPPRSVFQKTDVTDYQAVLDLFEKTFKKYKRIDHVVVTAGSTETDETWFDHTLNLTQIRKAPSSKDIDVNLVGTLYVTRIASVYLRHNRGPGVDRSILLFSCAAGFKETPVVSVYQAAKHGVQGLMRSLRSNLNSPYRHSIRINTICPWVTQTNNNFPKTVAARWTEEGLPISLPEDVAKVSAGVLCDDSLHGTSMYVAGTRAWEIENNIDRLESQWLGEEPSQILAQGQSVLMEVFAA, encoded by the exons ATGATTTCGAAGATAGATCCCGCTGTTGAGTCCAACTCTAACGTCCCTGTGGCCCAGTTCCTTCCTCAAATTTATAAGGACTCTCTTGACGAGAAGGTCATCATCATTGTTG GTGGGGCCAATGGCATTGGTGCAAGCCTTGTCCAGCTGTGCTGCTCAAATGGAGCTTATGTGATAATCGGAGATGTCGATGACTCCCGCGGAGAGCGGATGGCCAGCAAGTGCGTTGAGAACTGGCCTGTCTACTGGGacccttctcagcctccaaAGCCACCACGTTCCGTCTTCCAGAAGACAGACGTGACAGACTACCAGGCTGTCCTGGACCTCTTCGAAAAGACTTTCAAGAAATACAAGCGTATCGATCACGTCGTCGTCACTGCTGGCAGTACTGAGACCGACGAGACATGGTTCGATCACACCCTGAACCTCACCCAAATCCGCAAG GCTCCATCGAGCAAAGACATCGATGTGAACCTAGTCGGAACTCTCTATGTCACCCGCATCGCCAGCGTTTACCTCCGCCACAACCGCGGCCCCGGCGTCGACCGCTccattctcctcttctcctgcgCCGCCGGCTTCAAGGAGACCCCTGTTGTGTCCGTCTACCAAGCCGCCAAGCACGGTGTCCAAGGACTTATGCGCTCTCTCCGCTCCAACCTCAATTCGCCATACAGGCACAGCATCCGTATTAACACTATCTGCCCTTGGGTTAcccaaaccaacaacaacttTCCCAAGACCGTGGCGGCGCGCTGGACAGAGGAAGGCCTACCCATCAGTCTTCCCGAGGATGTGGCCAAGGTTTCCGCCGGCGTTCTATGCGACGACTCCCTCCACGGCACCTCCATGTACGTCGCGGGCACCCGCGCCTGGGAAATCGAAAACAACATCGACCGTCTAGAATCCCAGTGGCTCGGCGAAGAGCCTTCCCAGATCCTCGCCCAGGGGCAAAGCGTTCTAATGGAGGTGTTTGCTGCGTGA
- a CDS encoding cupin domain-containing protein (COG:G;~EggNog:ENOG410PS9I;~InterPro:IPR014710,IPR011051,IPR013096;~PFAM:PF07883), protein MMNRFSLFKLSRNLRPDILANIRLTRQPIRSAAKLYSTKSAPVQGYRMVSNPPPNEMVYLPGILSPNRSFGVFRKVVHTGLYSQFVAMEIPVNGEIGDEKHTVDQILLFTHGTGKAIVAGKEQKIKEGDVVIVPAGTQHQFLNAGDVPLEVVTIYSPAEHDPRTVHGTKAEGDAQEEAGEDEAPQWSQRSKTENEKLGIVKVD, encoded by the exons ATGATGAATAGGTTTTCACTATTTAAACTGTCCAGAAACCTCCGCCCCGACATCCTCGCGAATATCAGATTAACGCGACAACCGATTCGCTCCGCAGCCAAGTTATACTCAACAAAATCAGCCCCAGTTCAGGGATACAGGATGGTCAGCAACCCACCCCCAAATGAGATGGTCTACCTTCCGGGGATTCTATCCCCGAACCGCTCGTTTGGAGTGTTCCGCAAAGTCGTCCATACCGGACTCTACTCGCAATTCGTTGCAATGGAAATCCCTGTGAATGGAGAAATAGGCGATGAG AAACACACCGTCGACCAGATCCTGCTCTTCACACATGGCACCGGCAAGGCGATTGTGGCTGGCAAGGAGCAAAAGATCAAGGAGGGGGATGTAGTAATTGTCCCCGCGGGAACGCAGCATCAGTTTTTGAACGCAGGTGATGTTCCGCTGGAGGTTGTGACTATCTATTCTCCTGCCGAGCATGATCCTAGGACGGTTCATGGGACTAAAGCCGAGGGggatgcgcaggaggaagcgggagaggatgaggcaCCGCAGTGGAGTCAGAGAAGCAAGACTGAGAATGAAAAGTTGGGTATAGTGAAGGTGGATTAA
- a CDS encoding uncharacterized protein (COG:U;~EggNog:ENOG410PH2C;~InterPro:IPR022812,IPR027417,IPR001401,IPR000375, IPR030381,IPR020850;~PFAM:PF00350,PF01031;~go_function: GO:0003924 - GTPase activity [Evidence IEA];~go_function: GO:0005525 - GTP binding [Evidence IEA]) → MAERQDLEPQSTSLTDPALLEKFDKLFACNVGDYVSLPQVIAVGDQSSGKSSVLEGLTGLPFPRDSTLCTRFATQIVFRRATGQASRRSRASIKPAPHSTPECVAKLKAWSKSEMITLDPKAFSSMIREVHNVMGVRGLEDQSKPAFSQHVFRLEISGPDEDHLAVVDVPGTFKSVTPGVTTKNDIEMVRTMVQDYMKNPRSIILAVVPANVDAATQEVIERAREVDPEGQRTLGVLTKPDLVDRGAEQQVLDLISGRTMPLRHGWVLVRNLGKSELAIGDKARQEAEEELRTRGGWGAIPRDRYGIQSLRERLQETVTENARREFPMVRLDINKKLREAKAALHALGNERAHRSQQIDFLLDIVSKFQEIMGNALRANYGADGIFDKHKRLRLATIVVDRNEQFKSDMMQLGHVYRFRNEAETTSQPLSTSPNDSRGTEIQATTRKVETRLDVHDNLIESEPLSAPVADDIYKWLETEYRSSRGFEVGTFNTSLLPTVMRRQSKKWKGISLGYISDVIAVVNTFIVSVLTDLCGDPRISRGLLSIMTDGLHRAYSKAVKHTIFLLENERSDNLMSLHQSFTDTLQSRPETKMQKLITDKTFHAGSMGKVAKVDDIKAILPLLSSQEYMVRQVHDILQSYYHVAQSRFIDNVCMQSTNHYLLNGLNSPMKLLSPTFVYRLSDQELEDIAGEDPAIHRQRLRLCKEIEDLETARRILL, encoded by the exons ATGGCGGAACGGCAGGATCTCGAACCTCAGTCCACTTCGCTCACTGACCCTGCCCTGCTCGAGAAGTTCGACAAGCTCTTTGCGTGCAATGTCGGCGACTATGTTTCTCTCCCACAGGTCATTGCAGTCGGAGACCAGTCTAGCGGTAAGAGCTCTGTTCTAGAGGGACTAACTGGCCTTCCGTTTCCTCGGGACAGCACGTTGTGTACTCGCTTTGCCACCCAAATTGTTTTTCGTCGAGCCACTGGACAGGCGTCTCGCCGCAGCAGGGCGTCAATCAAACCCGCACCACACTCGACCCCGGAATGCGTTGCCAAATTGAAGGCATGGTCGAAGTCAGAGATGATCACCTTGGATCCGAAAGCCTTTTCGAGTATGATACGTGAA GTGCACAACGTTATGGGAGTCCGAGGCCTCGAGGATCAGTCAAAGCCAGCATTCTCGCAGCATGTTTTTCGTCTCGAGATCAGCGGTCCTGATGAGGACCACCTTGCTGTCGTTGACGTCCCTGGGACATTCAAAAGCGTGACTCCAGGTGTGACAACGAAGAACGACATCGAGATGGTTCGCACAATGGTTCAGGATTATATGAAGAACCCCCGGTCAATAATCCTTGCCGTAGTTCCCGCGAACGTTGACGCTGCGACCCAGGAAGTTATCGAGCGGGCTCGCGAGGTCGATCCTGAAGGCCAGCGAACTCTAGGCGTATTGACGAAACCTGATCTGGTGGATCGCGGAGCTGAGCAGCAGGTGCTGGACCTGATATCCGGTAGGACCATGCCCCTTAGGCACGGCTGGGTGCTTGTTCGCAATCTCGGAAAGAGTGAACTCGCTATCGGTGACAAGGCCCGtcaggaggcggaggaagagctcaGGACGAGAGGTGGATGGGGTGCCATTCCTCGAGACCGATATGGTATCCAATCTCTCAGAGAGCGCTTGCAAGAGACAGTAACTGAGAATGCTCGTCGAGAGTTTCCAATG GTGCGCTtggatatcaacaagaagctGAGAGAGGCCAAAGCTGCATTACATGCCCTCGGCAATGAGAGAGCCCATCGCAGCCAGCAAATCGACTTCTTGCTAGATATCGTTTCCAAGTTCCAGGAGATTATGGGCAATGCACTGCGTGCTAACTATGGGGCAGACGGTATCTTTGACAAACACAAGCGCCTTCGACTTGCGACCATAGTTGTAGACCGCAATGAACAGTTCAAGTCTGACATGATGCAACTTGGGCATGTCTATCGCTTTCGCAATGAGGCCGAGACTACCTCCCAGCCACTGTCCACCAGTCCGAACGACAGCAGGGGTACCGAAATCCAAGCCACCACACGTAAAGTCGAAACTAGACTTGATGTCCACGATAACCTCATAGAGTCCGAACCGTTGAGTGCACCCGTGGCAGACGACATTTACAAATGGCTAGAAACTGAGTATCGGAGCTCACGAGGGTTCGAGGTTGGGACTTTCAACACCTCCCTCTTACCCACTGTCATGAGAAGGCAGTCTAAGAAGTGGAAGGGTATCTCATTAGGCTATATTAGCGACGTCATTGCAGTTGTGAATACGTTCATTGTCAGCGTCCTTACCGATCTATGCGGTGATCCACGTATATCTCGAGGTCTGCTGTCTATAATGACAGATGGTCTCCATAGGGCATACTCGAAGGCTGTAAAGCATACTATCTTTTTGCTAGAGAACGAGCGAAGTGATAATCTTATGTCACTTCATCAGTCATTCACAGATACCCTGCAGTCTCG GCCGGAAACAAAGATGCAAAAGCTCATCACCGACAAAACATTCCACGCTGGCTCTATGGGGAAGGTAGCTAAGGTAGATGATATCAAGGCCATATTGCCATTGTTGAGCAGCCAGGAGTACATGGTTCGACAGGTCCATGATATCTTGCAGTCATATTACCATGTCGCACAGTCCCGTTTCATCGACAACGTCTGCATGCAATCTACAAACCACTATCTGCTTAATGGCCTGAATAGTCCCATGAAGCTTCTTTCGCCGACGTTCGTGTACCGGCTGTCGGATCAGGAACTGGAGGATATTGCCGGTGAGGATCCTGCCATTCACAGACAGCGGTTACGACTCTGCAAAGAAATCGAAGATCTTGAAACGGCCAGAAGGATTCTACTATGA
- a CDS encoding short chain dehydrogenase/reductase family protein (COG:Q;~EggNog:ENOG410PKTH;~InterPro:IPR002347,IPR036291;~PFAM:PF00106,PF13561,PF08659,PF01370;~go_process: GO:0055114 - oxidation-reduction process [Evidence IEA]): MQSVLHPITGPKKEIHDLTGRVALVTGGALGIGYEISRAFALNGARVIMVNRKEEQGEAAIDKIKEESDQKAQIEWVECDLGNLNQVKDVFTGICKSEERLDLLILSAGINANKYGETADGYERIFQVNWLGQFYVVNLLYPLLRKTSQMTDTPAPRIVFEGSEVHRATTSSTKFASKEEINDPSKDPTQLYARTKLAIILGVKYGLLDRVIRPNGDRVFALVVHPGAVNTAMQEQWKEAYPGLLGKLLTTAMTAISRSPEQGSFSALYAATSPEVEEKGWNGYYFTDPGQPGKETAQASHSGLGSALWDLSHKMIRGKVGDGGMVDWDVKV, from the exons ATGCAATCCGTCCTCCATCCCATAACCGGCCCCAAGAAGGAAATCCACGACCTAACCGGTCGCGTCGCGCTGGTTACCGGCGGTGCACTGGGTATAGG ATATGAGATATCGCGCGCCTTCGCCCTAAACGGGGCGCGCGTGATCATGGTCAACcgcaaagaagaacagggcGAGGCCGCAATCGACAAGATCAAAGAGGAATCAGACCAAAAGGCGCAGATCGAGTGGGTGGAATGCGACTTGGGGAATCTGAACCAGGTGAAGGATGTTTTTACGGGGATTTGTAAGAGCGAGGAGAGGTTGGATCTT CTCATCCTCTCCGCCGGCATAAACGCAAACAAATACGGCGAAACAGCGGACGGATACGAGCGGATTTTCCAAGTAAACTGGCTCGGCCAGTTCTACGTCGTGAACCTCCTGTACCCGCTCCTCCGCAAGACATCCCAGATGACAGATACACCCGCGCCCCGGATCGTCTTCGAAGGGTCCGAGGTTCATCGCGCGACGACATCAAGTACGAAGTTCGCGTCAAAGGAGGAAATTAACGACCCCAGTAAAGATCCGACGCAGCTGTACGCGCGCACGAAACTGGCGATCATACTTGGTGTCAAGTATGGGCTTTTGGACCGGGTAATTCGGCCGAATGGGGATCGGGTTTTTGCGTTGGTTGTGCATCCTGGGGCT GTCAACACGGCTATGCAGGAGCAATGGAAGGAGGCGTACCCCGGTCTCCTGGGTAAACTGCTAACGACTGCAATGACGGCCATCAGTCGCAGTCCGGAACAAGGGTCCTTCAGTGCGTTGTATGCGGCTACAAGTCCggaggtcgaggagaagggctgGAATGGGTACTACTTCACAGACCCAGGACAGCCGGGTAAGGAGACGGCCCAGGCATCGCATTCAGGGCTGGGTTCAGCGTTGTGGGATCTCAGTCATAAGATGATCAGAGGCaaggttggggatgggggaaTGGTGGATTGGGATGTGAAGGTATGA
- the plyC gene encoding polysaccharide lyase family 1 protein (CAZy:PL1;~COG:G;~EggNog:ENOG410PHNC;~InterPro:IPR018247,IPR012334,IPR011050;~PFAM:PF18884;~SECRETED:SignalP(1-20)) → MQLPRALLLAFLGLTTSTSALLAFPGAEGFGANAVGGRGGDIYVVTNLEDSGEGSLRDAVSATDRIVVFAVGGVINIDDRIVVSKRVTILGQTAPGDGITVYGNGWSFSNADDAIVRYIRIRMGRGGDSGKDGLTIAEGKNMIFDHVSVSWGRDETFSISGTAENITVQNTIIAQGLETHSCGGLMQTDGGVSLFRNLYIDNKTRNPKVKGVNEFTNNVVYNWGGGGGYIAGDSDGESHANIIGNYFISGPSTSVTAFTRGNANFHGYVENNFYDPDQDGTLSGSELGASSDSYGGIEIVDTKYDYPAVENTLTPDEAVTYVTENVGASLVRDEVDTNLVEQVLSYGTDGALISDEDDFGGVGELDGGSTPTDTDGDGIPDDVEADLGTDPNVKDSTEIDSSTGYSWLEVWANSLVPASYASQANGTSTRK, encoded by the exons ATGCAGCTCCCCCgagccctcctcctcgccttcctaGGCCTCACCACCTCAACCAGtgccctcctcgccttcccCGGCGCAGAAGGCTTCGGTGCCAACGCCGTCGGCGGTCGGGGCGGTGATATCTACGTCGTCACGAACCTCGAGGACTCAGGCGAGGGATCCCTCCGCGACGCCGTATCCGCAACCGATcgcatcgtcgtcttcgcTGTCGGCGGAgtcatcaacatcgacgaTCGCATTGTCGTCTCCAAGCGCGTGACTATCCTAGGCCAGACGGCGCCAGGCGACGGAATCACGGTTTATGGGAATGGCTGGTCGTTTTCGAATGCGGATGATGCGATTGTGCGGTATATCCGGAT TCGAATGGGCCGCGGTGGCGACTCCGGAAAAGACGGGCTCACCATCGCCGAAGGCAAAAACATGATCTTCGACCATGTCTCGGTGTCCTGGGGCCGGGACGAGACGTTCTCGATCAGCGGGACGGCGGAGAATATCACGGTGCAGAACACGATTATCGCGCAGGGCCTGGAGACGCACTCGTGCGGGGGCCTGATGCAGACGGACGGCGGGGTGTCGCTGTTCCGGAACCTTTATATCGATAACAAGACGCGGAATCCGAAGGTGAAGGGGGTGAATGAGTTTACGAATAACGTGGTGTATAActggggcggcggcggggggTATATTGCGGGGGATTCGGATGGGGAGTCTC ACGCCAACATCATCGGCAACTACTTCATCAGCGGGCCCTCAACCAGCGTGACGGCGTTTACGCGAGGAAATGCCAACTTCCACGGCTATGTCGAGAACAACTTCTACGACCCAGACCAGGATGGGACTCTATCTGGCTCTGAGCTCGGCGCTTCATCTGATAGCTACGGCGGCATTGAGATCGTCGACACCAAGTATGACTATCCTGCTGTGGAGAATACCTTGACCCCCGATGAGGCCGTCACCTATGTTACTGAGA ACGTCGGCGCCTCTCTTGTCCGCGACGAAGTGGACACGAATCTCGTCGAGCAGGTCCTCTCGTACGGAACAGACGGCGCCTTGATCtccgacgaggacgacttTGGTGGAGTTGGCGAGTTGGACGGCGGCTCCACGCCGACTGATACCGATGGCGATGGTATCCCCGATGATGTGGAAGCTGATTTAGGGACTGATCCGAATGTGAAAGATTCTACGGAGATTGATAGCAGCACGGGCTACTCGTGGTTGGAGGTTTGGGCGAACTCCTTGGTTCCTGCTAGTTATGCGTCGCAGGCGAATGGTACCAGCACGAGGAAGTAG
- a CDS encoding hemerythrin domain-containing protein (COG:S;~EggNog:ENOG410PNW1;~InterPro:IPR012312;~PFAM:PF01814), which translates to MTPSISATLKQDHLQIQAIYQRIVASDSRDEQIRWQNLFVWEVARNTVGEELVLYPALEKHVQGGDRLAKKGRQENQETKNRLKAFQQLDPSNKDFKPMLMTLMDDLGRHMHAEEMEDLAILEETLSPHESRNLAKWFSRTKIFVPSRAHPHLPSKPPFETAVGLVAAPFDQMMDLFRKWPNKDLVGPE; encoded by the exons ATGACGCCCAGCATCAGCGCCACCCTCAAGCAAGACCACCTCCAGATCCAGGCCATCTACCAGCGCATCGTCGCGTCAGACAGCCGCGATGAGCAGATCCGCTGGCAGAACCTGTTTGTCTGGGAAGTCGCGCGCAACACCGTCGGCGAGGAATTAGTTCTGTACCCAGCACTCGAGAAGCACGTCCAGGGCGGCGATCGTCTTGCAAAGAAGGGGAGACAGGAAAACCAGGAG ACTAAAAACCGCCTCAAGGCATTCCAGCAACTCGACCCGTCAAATAAAGACTTCAAGCCAATGCTCATGACCTTGATGGATGATCTGGGAAGGCACATGCATGctgaggaaatggaggacCTGGcgatcctggaggagacgCTCTCCCCACACGAGAGTCGGAATCTGGCCAAATGGTTCTCCAGGACGAAGATCTTTGTCCCGTCAAgagctcatcctcatctaCCCAGTAAACCGCCATTTGAGACGGCCGTGGGATTGGTCGCTGCGCCTTTTGACCAGATGATGGATTTGTTTAGGAAGTGGCCGAATAAGGATCTGGTTGGACCCGAGTGa
- a CDS encoding intradiol ring-cleavage dioxygenase (COG:Q;~EggNog:ENOG410PHR9;~InterPro:IPR000627,IPR015889;~PFAM:PF00775;~SECRETED:SignalP(1-17);~go_function: GO:0003824 - catalytic activity [Evidence IEA];~go_function: GO:0005506 - iron ion binding [Evidence IEA];~go_function: GO:0008199 - ferric iron binding [Evidence IEA];~go_function: GO:0016702 - oxidoreductase activity, acting on single donors with incorporation of molecular oxygen, incorporation of two atoms of oxygen [Evidence IEA];~go_process: GO:0006725 - cellular aromatic compound metabolic process [Evidence IEA];~go_process: GO:0055114 - oxidation-reduction process [Evidence IEA]), producing MRFSSFLALTAATLALAHPGEKHDPAVLKREIRARDAQAVRAKQALNTCSNSNAAVQLNKRNVARRARTTRELRKEKGITANPQKWRRDLAALEEWEAIDHNKTGILNYGPNTPEEAIFGGNTSAILSPTITDGPYYIWGETTREDVREELYCDGVDVFLEVQYIDVNTCRPIQGAYVDIWNANATGIYSGVVAQGNEAQDGWDSTYLRGIQESNEDGIVTFKTIFPGHYDGRATHTHLLTHLGSTVNRKNGTLQVGTGSVAHIGQLFWNEVLRSAVEELSPYSENTQEITSNAEDMWSVEQASSDYDPFPEYVYLGNGLQDGLFAWIQIGINASADYTDNSYYSIAGYYDEDGGHENTDSSAMGGGGGGGGGPGSSGAPSGAIPSGTAAPSSSA from the exons ATGcgcttctccagcttcctcgcTCTCACTGCCGCTACTCTGGCGCTCGCCCATCCGGGTGAGAAGCACGACCCTGCCGTTCTCAAGAGGGAAATCAGGGCTCGCGATGCCCAGGCAGTCAGGGCAAAGCAGGCCTTGAACACCTGCTCCAACTCGAACGCAGCTGTTCAGTTGAACAAGCGCAATGTCGCTCGTCGTGCACGCACCACGCGCGAGCTGCGCAAGGAAAAAGGCATTACTGCCA ACCCTCAAAAGTGGCGCAGAGATCTAGCAGCCCTAGAGGAATGGGAGGCTATCGATCACAACAAGACCGGTATCCTGAACTACGGACCCAACACTCCTGAGGAGGCAATCTTCGGCGGCAACACCAGTGCCATCCTCTCGCCCACGATCACTGACGGCCCTTACTACATCTGGGGAGAGACGACTAGGGAAGACGTGAGAGAAGAGTTGTACTGTGATGGCGTCGACGTCTTCCTCGAGGTTCAATACATCGATGTCAACACCTGCCGGCCCATTCAGGGTGCCTACGTTGATATCTGGAACGCCAATGCTACTGGCATCTACAG TGGTGTCGTCGCCCAAGGTAACGAGGCCCAGGACGGCTGGGACTCTACCTACCTCCGAGGTATCCAAGAGTCCAATGAAGACGGCATCGTCACCTTCAAGACCATATTCCCCGGCCACTACGACGGCCGTGCAACCCACACCCATCTCCTCACCCATCTCGGGTCTACTGTCAACCGCAAGAACGGAACTCTCCAGGTTGGAACCGGCAGCGTCGCGCACATTGGCCAGCTGTTCTGGAACGAGGTGCTCCGCTCTGCCGTGGAGGAGCTATCTCCCTACAGCGAAAACACACAAGAAATCACCAGCAACGCAGAGGACATGTGGAGTGTCGAGCAGGCCAGCTCTGACTACGACCCTTTCCCTGAATACGTCTACCTCGGCAACGGACTGCAGGATGGCCTGTTCGCGTGGATCCAGATCGGTATCAATGCGTCTGCCGATTACACGGACAACTCATACTACAGCATTGCTGGGTACTACGATGAGGACGGCGGCCACGAGAACACTGACAGCAGCGCGATgggaggtggcggtggtggtggcggtggcccAGGCTCGTCTGGTGCTCCCTCTGGTGCTATTCCAAGTGGTACCGCTGCGCCTTCATCGTCTGCTTAA